In Cellvibrio polysaccharolyticus, a genomic segment contains:
- a CDS encoding HlyC/CorC family transporter has product MSEDPTSSSVQRHSDRPEKQDRSWLDRLLHAFSAEPKSREELLEIIKDAADKQLLDQEALSIIEGALDVSSLFAREIMVPRSQIVAVHIDDSPREYLPRIIESGHSRFPVYGDSMDDIRGILLAKDLLRLMLEENEHLCLDSILRPANIIPESKRVNILLREFREKRYHMALVIDEYGAISGLLTIEDILEEIVGDIEDETDEDISDEYIKQVSETDYIVKALTPIEEFNEFFEAEFSDAEFDTIGGLLMQSFGHLPKRNDVTLLDHFQFRVLYADNRQLHLLRLTVNP; this is encoded by the coding sequence ATGTCGGAAGACCCCACGAGTAGTAGCGTTCAGCGCCACTCCGATCGCCCCGAAAAACAGGATCGATCCTGGCTGGACAGATTGCTCCACGCCTTCAGCGCTGAACCCAAATCCCGCGAGGAATTACTGGAAATCATCAAGGATGCCGCAGACAAACAACTGCTGGATCAGGAAGCGTTAAGCATCATTGAAGGGGCGCTGGACGTTTCTTCATTGTTTGCGCGAGAAATCATGGTGCCACGCTCGCAAATTGTGGCCGTTCATATTGATGATTCGCCCCGGGAATATTTGCCGCGCATCATTGAGTCAGGCCACTCACGCTTTCCGGTGTATGGCGACTCGATGGACGATATTCGCGGCATTTTGCTGGCCAAGGATTTATTGCGTCTGATGCTGGAGGAGAATGAACACCTCTGCCTCGACTCCATCCTGCGCCCGGCCAACATCATTCCCGAGAGCAAGCGCGTTAATATTCTGCTGCGCGAGTTCCGTGAAAAGCGTTACCACATGGCGTTGGTGATTGACGAGTACGGTGCTATTTCCGGCCTGCTGACCATTGAAGATATTCTCGAAGAAATTGTCGGTGACATCGAAGATGAAACCGATGAAGACATCAGCGACGAATACATCAAGCAAGTTAGCGAAACTGACTATATCGTCAAGGCGCTGACCCCGATTGAAGAATTCAACGAGTTCTTTGAAGCGGAATTCAGCGATGCCGAGTTCGATACCATCGGCGGTTTGCTAATGCAGTCTTTCGGCCATTTGCCAAAGCGTAACGATGTCACCCTGCTGGATCACTTCCAGTTCCGGGTACTCTACGCGGACAACCGGCAGTTACACCTGCTGCGCCTTACGGTTAACCCCTGA
- the miaB gene encoding tRNA (N6-isopentenyl adenosine(37)-C2)-methylthiotransferase MiaB, producing MTATEAPAKKLYIKTHGCQMNEYDSSRMRDLLGESHNMVATENPEDADVILINTCSIREKAQEKLFHELGRWKRLKKKNPDLVIGVGGCVASQEGAAIAERAPYVDLIFGPQTMHRLPEMMETRRDNGVVVVDISFPEIEKFDRLPQPDADGVSAFVSIMEGCSKYCTFCVVPYTRGAEVSRPVADVLAEIVHLAGQGVREVNMLGQNVNAYRGESSDGTSVDLAELITYVAAIEGIDRIRFTTSHPVEFTDALIDVYNEVPELVSHLHLPVQSGSDRILMAMKRGHTALEYKSKLRRLKKIRPNISFSSDFIIGFPGETEADFEATMKLIHDMDFDTSFSFVYSARPGTPAADLPDDTPEELKKQRLKILQDRLIQQAMGISRRMVGNTERILVSGYSRKDPGQLCGRTENNRVVNFRADDPALIGKFADVLIEDALPNSLRGILIASELDADWC from the coding sequence ATGACCGCTACCGAAGCACCCGCCAAAAAACTCTATATCAAGACACACGGCTGTCAGATGAACGAGTATGACTCCTCGCGCATGCGCGACTTGCTGGGTGAATCGCACAACATGGTGGCGACCGAGAACCCGGAAGATGCCGATGTTATCCTGATCAATACCTGTTCAATCCGCGAAAAAGCCCAGGAAAAGCTCTTCCATGAGCTGGGCCGCTGGAAGCGCCTGAAAAAGAAAAACCCCGATCTGGTGATTGGCGTTGGCGGCTGTGTGGCCAGCCAGGAAGGTGCCGCCATTGCCGAGCGGGCGCCCTACGTTGACCTGATTTTTGGCCCGCAAACCATGCACCGCCTGCCGGAGATGATGGAAACCCGCCGCGACAATGGTGTGGTTGTGGTCGATATCAGCTTCCCGGAAATTGAAAAATTCGACCGTCTGCCACAGCCGGATGCAGACGGTGTCAGCGCTTTCGTATCCATTATGGAAGGCTGCTCCAAGTACTGTACCTTCTGCGTAGTGCCCTACACCCGCGGTGCTGAAGTGAGCCGACCGGTTGCTGATGTACTGGCAGAAATTGTTCACCTTGCCGGCCAGGGTGTGCGCGAAGTAAACATGCTGGGGCAAAATGTGAATGCGTATCGCGGCGAAAGCAGCGATGGCACCAGTGTTGATCTGGCAGAGCTGATTACCTACGTTGCCGCCATTGAAGGCATTGACCGCATTCGCTTCACCACCTCGCATCCGGTGGAATTTACCGATGCATTGATTGATGTTTATAACGAAGTACCGGAACTGGTCAGTCATTTGCACCTGCCGGTGCAGAGCGGCTCAGACCGTATTTTGATGGCGATGAAGCGCGGCCATACGGCGTTGGAGTACAAATCCAAGCTACGTCGCCTGAAAAAAATCCGGCCCAATATCAGTTTTTCCTCCGACTTTATTATTGGTTTCCCCGGTGAAACTGAAGCGGATTTTGAAGCGACCATGAAACTGATCCACGACATGGACTTCGATACCTCATTCAGCTTTGTTTATTCTGCCCGCCCCGGCACACCCGCTGCCGACCTGCCGGATGACACGCCGGAAGAGTTGAAAAAACAGCGTCTTAAAATTTTGCAGGATCGTCTGATCCAGCAAGCCATGGGTATCAGCCGTCGCATGGTGGGCAACACTGAACGTATTCTGGTCAGTGGTTACTCCCGAAAAGACCCGGGGCAACTCTGTGGTCGTACCGAGAACAACCGCGTTGTAAATTTCCGCGCCGATGATCCGGCATTAATTGGCAAGTTTGCCGATGTACTGATCGAAGACGCCCTGCCCAACTCCCTGCGTGGCATTCTGATTGCTTCCGAGCTGGACGCGGACTGGTGCTAA
- the lnt gene encoding apolipoprotein N-acyltransferase, with product MSSRFIRYFESAPRWQLVLLTLLGGALIPLGFAPFFIWPILIPALAVLMLVLRNRNARQALLYSFTFGLGMFGSGVSWVYVSINVFGGAPPLLAMVMTLIFVSFVALVFALPFWLHGRFFSRHPQGLLLAFPLLWFLGEWTRSWLLTGFPWLYVGYGHLNTPLAGWAPVLGVSGVSLLSVFTAAVLVHLSYTPARSRSAFLTTTAALLLWAGGALLQQVSWTQLDKEPIRVGMVQPDIAQDIKWELSYVQPTLDMLTEMTDELWENDWIIWPEAAVPLTYQQALPFLNEINNKAAETGTGLVTGIIFDDRDQQRYYNSIAGFGEAMGIYHKRRLVPFGEYVPLEQWLRGLISFFNLPTSIISAGPWEQHNLRINQTDITPAICYELAYPELLAKSAQKTQVLLSISNLGWFGQSIGPHQFMQMGQMRALETGRYLIYSTNNGSSALINHKGQIELESEPFTRQTLSGSIYAANGQTPFMRFGHWPLVILSVFGLALLGYRK from the coding sequence ATGAGCTCAAGGTTTATTCGTTATTTTGAAAGCGCGCCGCGCTGGCAGCTGGTGCTATTAACACTGTTGGGCGGTGCGCTGATTCCGCTTGGTTTTGCTCCGTTTTTTATCTGGCCCATTCTGATTCCGGCGCTGGCAGTACTCATGCTGGTATTGCGCAACCGCAATGCCCGGCAAGCGCTTTTATACAGTTTCACCTTTGGCCTCGGCATGTTCGGCAGTGGCGTTTCCTGGGTGTATGTAAGCATTAATGTATTTGGCGGCGCACCACCGCTGCTGGCTATGGTTATGACGCTGATCTTTGTCAGCTTCGTCGCGCTGGTGTTTGCCCTGCCCTTTTGGCTGCATGGCCGCTTTTTCAGCCGTCACCCACAGGGGTTATTACTGGCCTTCCCATTACTTTGGTTTTTGGGAGAGTGGACCCGCTCCTGGTTGTTAACCGGCTTTCCCTGGCTGTATGTCGGTTACGGTCATTTGAATACACCCCTGGCAGGCTGGGCACCGGTGCTCGGTGTATCCGGGGTGAGTTTGCTGAGTGTATTTACCGCCGCGGTGCTGGTGCATTTGAGCTACACACCGGCGCGTTCGCGCAGTGCTTTTCTCACCACCACAGCCGCGTTACTGCTGTGGGCTGGCGGTGCTTTGCTGCAACAGGTTTCCTGGACGCAACTCGATAAGGAACCGATCCGCGTGGGCATGGTGCAGCCGGATATTGCACAAGACATTAAATGGGAGCTGAGCTATGTTCAGCCAACGCTGGATATGCTCACCGAAATGACCGATGAACTCTGGGAGAATGACTGGATCATCTGGCCGGAAGCGGCGGTGCCGCTCACTTACCAGCAAGCGTTGCCTTTTTTAAATGAGATCAACAACAAAGCGGCAGAAACCGGCACCGGGCTGGTAACCGGTATTATTTTTGATGATCGCGATCAGCAGCGCTATTACAACTCGATTGCCGGCTTCGGCGAGGCGATGGGTATTTATCACAAACGCCGCCTGGTGCCCTTCGGTGAGTATGTGCCGCTGGAGCAGTGGTTGCGCGGCTTGATCAGCTTTTTTAATTTGCCCACCTCCATCATCAGTGCCGGCCCCTGGGAGCAGCACAATTTACGCATTAACCAGACGGACATCACCCCGGCTATTTGTTACGAACTGGCCTATCCGGAGCTGCTGGCAAAAAGCGCACAAAAAACCCAGGTGCTGCTGAGCATCAGCAATCTCGGCTGGTTCGGCCAATCCATTGGCCCTCACCAGTTTATGCAAATGGGCCAAATGCGAGCGCTGGAAACCGGTCGTTACCTGATTTACAGCACCAATAATGGCAGCAGCGCCCTGATCAATCACAAGGGCCAAATAGAGTTGGAAAGCGAACCCTTCACCCGCCAAACCTTAAGCGGCAGCATTTACGCCGCCAACGGGCAAACACCCTTTATGCGTTTCGGCCATTGGCCGCTGGTGATTCTGTCGGTGTTCGGGCTGGCCTTGCTGGGCTACCGGAAATAA
- a CDS encoding GMC oxidoreductase has translation MTIATEYDAIVIGSGISGGYAAMELCTKGYKTLVLERGRNITHGEYPTAHLDPWDMPLEERVSQEEIDKHYFKQNRLSWWVRQPNKHWINKDDEYSYDEDERFDWIRGHHVGGRSLMWGRHCYRLSDIDFEANKKEGVAIDWPIRYADLEAWYDQVETFVGVSGQAEGLKQVPDGKFIKPFPLNCAEEVMRETIAKQYPGRVVTPGRVANLSEYKPEVHKGRRGQCMARDRCVRGCPFGGYFSSVTATLPVAEETGLLTLRPHSIAQEITYNPETGKASGVRIIDAETGEHIDFKARIIFCNASTVGTTAILLNSRSERFPNGLGNDSGELGHNLMDHHYGMGASGTLPGLEDKYYSGRRPGGFYIPRFTNIDDETRQKDYIRGFGYQGGAVRRNNIPAGVVGKNLKDSIFQPGPWAISMTCFGEMLPYHENRMYLNFDKRDKHGMPTITFDAKLRDNEHKLRAHGVQCAEEMLKAAGCIDVRSYNNATAPGACIHEMGTARMGHDPETSVLNKWNQIHNVPNVFITDGSCMTSSATQNPSITYMALTARAVDYAHEQIQQGKL, from the coding sequence ATGACTATCGCAACCGAATATGACGCTATTGTAATTGGCTCTGGAATTAGCGGCGGTTACGCTGCGATGGAGCTATGTACTAAAGGTTACAAAACCCTGGTGCTGGAACGTGGACGCAATATTACCCACGGAGAATATCCGACCGCACACCTGGACCCCTGGGACATGCCTTTGGAAGAACGTGTCTCGCAAGAAGAGATCGACAAACATTACTTTAAACAAAATCGCTTGAGCTGGTGGGTGCGCCAGCCGAACAAGCACTGGATCAATAAAGACGACGAATATTCTTACGATGAAGATGAGCGTTTTGACTGGATTCGTGGTCACCACGTGGGCGGCCGCTCGCTGATGTGGGGCCGTCATTGTTATCGTTTAAGTGACATTGACTTTGAGGCAAACAAAAAAGAAGGCGTTGCTATTGATTGGCCCATTCGTTACGCCGATCTTGAAGCCTGGTATGATCAGGTAGAAACCTTTGTGGGCGTCTCAGGCCAGGCTGAAGGTTTAAAACAGGTTCCGGATGGCAAGTTTATTAAGCCTTTTCCGCTAAACTGCGCCGAAGAGGTGATGCGGGAAACTATTGCCAAACAATACCCCGGCCGCGTTGTAACACCTGGCCGCGTTGCCAACTTGAGCGAGTACAAACCTGAGGTCCACAAAGGTAGGCGTGGCCAGTGTATGGCGCGTGACCGCTGTGTGCGTGGTTGTCCTTTCGGCGGTTATTTCAGCAGCGTAACCGCCACCTTGCCGGTTGCTGAGGAAACCGGCTTGCTGACACTTCGTCCTCACAGTATTGCTCAGGAAATTACGTACAACCCCGAAACAGGTAAAGCTTCCGGCGTGCGCATTATTGATGCCGAAACGGGCGAACACATTGATTTTAAAGCGCGCATTATTTTTTGTAATGCGAGTACCGTTGGTACTACCGCCATTTTGTTAAACAGCCGCTCTGAACGTTTCCCCAATGGTTTGGGTAACGACAGTGGTGAGCTTGGCCACAACCTGATGGATCACCATTATGGTATGGGTGCCAGTGGCACATTGCCTGGTCTTGAGGATAAATACTATTCGGGCCGTCGCCCCGGTGGTTTTTACATCCCCCGTTTTACAAATATCGATGATGAAACCAGGCAAAAAGATTACATTCGCGGCTTTGGTTATCAGGGGGGCGCGGTTCGTCGCAATAATATTCCAGCCGGTGTGGTGGGTAAAAATTTAAAAGATTCGATTTTTCAACCAGGTCCCTGGGCAATTTCCATGACCTGTTTTGGTGAAATGCTGCCTTACCATGAAAACCGTATGTATTTAAATTTTGACAAGCGCGATAAGCACGGTATGCCAACGATTACCTTTGATGCAAAGCTGCGTGATAACGAGCACAAACTGCGCGCTCATGGTGTGCAATGTGCCGAGGAAATGCTAAAAGCCGCTGGCTGTATTGATGTCCGTTCGTACAACAATGCGACAGCGCCTGGGGCTTGTATTCACGAAATGGGTACAGCTCGTATGGGGCATGATCCTGAAACCAGCGTGTTGAATAAGTGGAATCAAATCCACAACGTGCCAAACGTATTTATTACCGATGGTTCCTGTATGACCAGCTCTGCAACACAAAACCCGAGTATTACTTACATGGCGTTAACCGCTCGCGCCGTGGATTATGCTCACGAGCAAATACAACAAGGTAAGCTCTAA
- the ybeY gene encoding rRNA maturation RNase YbeY has product MHVQVDIEVASTSRQIPDSALIEQWIGAALAQVEDFNRDDAEVSLYIVDESEGQELNQQYREKNYPTNVLSFPADLPEELNLPLLGDLVVCAPVVEREAVEQNKPLAAHWAHMLVHGTLHLLGFDHIDDDEAEAMEALETRILTSLGFDAPYSSENI; this is encoded by the coding sequence ATGCACGTGCAGGTGGATATCGAAGTTGCCAGCACCAGCCGGCAGATTCCCGACAGCGCACTGATAGAACAGTGGATTGGCGCCGCGCTGGCGCAGGTTGAAGACTTCAACCGCGACGATGCCGAAGTCAGTTTGTACATTGTTGATGAAAGCGAAGGCCAGGAACTGAATCAGCAATACCGGGAGAAGAACTATCCCACCAATGTATTGTCTTTTCCGGCGGATTTACCGGAAGAACTGAACCTGCCACTGCTGGGCGACCTGGTGGTTTGTGCACCGGTTGTTGAGCGCGAAGCAGTTGAGCAGAACAAGCCACTGGCTGCCCATTGGGCACATATGCTGGTACACGGCACCTTGCACTTGCTCGGCTTTGATCATATTGATGATGATGAAGCAGAAGCAATGGAAGCACTGGAAACCCGCATTCTGACGAGTTTGGGCTTTGATGCGCCCTACTCGTCGGAAAATATTTAA
- a CDS encoding PhoH family protein, protein MNIPAVSISDASSLPLMLEPDDSKRLANLCGQFGQHLRQIEQRLNIVIQHRGNQFTLSGARHVIETAAQLLRQLYKGTAETELTPDEVHLALQTSGIEELMDQVNHSDTEISEDADQSSEGGSVIIKTKKVTIKPRGLNQQRYVRSVRNNDINFGIGPAGTGKTYLAVACAVEALLKDEIERILLVRPAVEAGEKLGFLPGDLTQKVDPYLRPLYDALYEMLGFEPVGKLIERGIIEIAPLAFMRGRTLNNSFVILDESQNTTREQMKMFLTRIGFGTTAVITGDPTQIDLPRGQASGLRHAIEVLDQVKGISFTHFTSRDVVRHPLVQRIVEAYEHFEKTAESKD, encoded by the coding sequence ATGAATATCCCTGCCGTTTCCATCTCTGACGCTTCATCCTTACCTTTGATGCTCGAACCTGACGATAGCAAACGCCTCGCCAACCTGTGCGGGCAATTCGGTCAGCATCTCCGCCAGATTGAACAACGCCTGAATATTGTGATTCAACACCGCGGTAATCAATTTACCCTCAGTGGTGCCCGTCACGTTATCGAAACCGCAGCCCAGTTGCTCAGGCAACTGTATAAAGGCACCGCAGAAACCGAACTGACGCCGGATGAAGTCCATCTCGCCCTGCAAACATCCGGTATAGAGGAATTAATGGATCAGGTTAATCATAGCGACACAGAAATCTCCGAAGATGCTGACCAGAGCAGCGAAGGCGGCTCGGTCATCATCAAGACCAAAAAAGTCACCATCAAGCCCCGCGGCCTTAATCAGCAGCGTTATGTGCGCTCGGTGCGCAACAACGATATCAACTTCGGTATTGGCCCGGCCGGTACCGGTAAAACCTATCTGGCGGTAGCCTGTGCGGTTGAAGCCTTATTGAAAGATGAGATCGAGCGTATCTTGCTGGTGCGCCCGGCGGTGGAAGCCGGTGAAAAGCTGGGCTTTCTGCCAGGCGATTTAACCCAGAAAGTCGACCCTTATCTGCGCCCGCTGTATGACGCACTCTACGAGATGCTCGGCTTTGAGCCGGTCGGCAAGCTGATTGAACGCGGTATTATCGAAATTGCCCCGCTCGCTTTTATGCGTGGTCGTACCCTGAACAACTCGTTCGTGATTCTCGATGAGAGCCAGAATACCACCCGCGAACAAATGAAAATGTTCCTCACCCGTATCGGTTTTGGCACCACCGCGGTAATTACCGGCGACCCCACCCAGATCGACCTGCCACGCGGCCAGGCCTCCGGGTTGCGCCACGCCATTGAGGTGCTGGATCAGGTAAAAGGCATCAGCTTTACCCATTTCACCTCGCGCGATGTGGTACGCCACCCGCTGGTGCAACGTATTGTTGAAGCCTATGAACACTTTGAAAAAACCGCGGAGTCGAAAGACTGA
- a CDS encoding lysylphosphatidylglycerol synthase domain-containing protein — MKLNKDFLWPVIGLLAVAFSGWLLYHQLRDISFDDIIESLHAIPLTNWLLAALATLAAYAALAGYDRVALMHLRKRMPWHFITAASFTAYAIGHNIGASVFSGGVVRYRAYSAKGLSGPEVGVLVAFCSFTFALGAVLLGGLVLILQPHLLNRFFEDATPWMSYALGIFMLGLIALYVVGSSLRFKSIRIRNFRLQYPRLYIVFRQLIIGPLELVAAASIIYFALPEASNPGFLLILGIFLASFSAALVSHAPGGLGVLEVVFLLALPEVNAADVIAALLVFRLFYLLIPFAISLVIVVIFEHAQWLQRWKSMRKNGS, encoded by the coding sequence ATGAAGTTGAATAAGGATTTTCTCTGGCCCGTTATCGGCTTGCTGGCTGTCGCCTTCTCCGGTTGGTTGCTGTATCACCAGCTACGCGATATCTCTTTTGACGATATTATCGAAAGCCTGCACGCCATTCCTCTTACCAATTGGTTGCTGGCAGCGCTGGCTACCCTCGCGGCCTATGCTGCCCTGGCCGGTTATGACCGCGTTGCGCTGATGCATTTGCGCAAACGTATGCCGTGGCACTTTATTACCGCCGCTTCATTTACCGCCTACGCTATCGGACACAACATTGGCGCTTCGGTGTTTTCCGGCGGCGTGGTGCGTTATCGCGCTTACTCCGCCAAAGGCCTGAGCGGCCCTGAAGTGGGTGTGCTGGTGGCCTTCTGTTCTTTTACCTTCGCTCTGGGTGCGGTATTGCTCGGCGGTCTGGTGCTGATTCTTCAACCTCATTTGCTCAATCGCTTTTTTGAAGATGCCACGCCGTGGATGTCTTACGCGCTGGGCATCTTCATGCTGGGGTTGATCGCACTCTATGTGGTTGGCAGCAGCCTGCGCTTCAAATCCATTCGCATCCGCAATTTCCGGTTGCAGTATCCCCGCCTTTATATTGTGTTCCGCCAGCTGATCATCGGCCCGCTGGAGCTGGTGGCGGCGGCATCAATTATCTACTTCGCCCTGCCGGAAGCCAGTAACCCCGGCTTTTTGCTGATCCTCGGTATCTTTCTGGCGTCGTTTTCAGCGGCGCTGGTATCTCACGCACCGGGCGGCTTGGGCGTACTGGAAGTGGTGTTCCTGCTGGCACTGCCGGAAGTGAATGCCGCCGACGTTATTGCCGCCCTGCTGGTGTTTCGCCTCTTTTACCTGTTGATCCCCTTTGCCATTTCGCTGGTCATTGTGGTGATTTTTGAACATGCCCAATGGTTGCAGCGCTGGAAATCCATGCGAAAAAATGGATCCTGA
- a CDS encoding gluconate 2-dehydrogenase subunit 3 family protein — translation MALLTISPTITYNSLAGAYIMNRRQVLEYTAWITGIAVSAPLASAILTGCSKHSPDKTTAGDSSSLSGLPILHFFTPEQFLLVAQLADIILPRTDSPSGTEANIHTRLDAMLGQVFDAAYKTRFKTQWQDLQNYLNRKKFDSLNTDAQVDLLQSLETSSHADLAPVKQAFIELKQHFIAYYLTDENVAKQFLNYLPIPVTYQPCISVQDTNNKAWAL, via the coding sequence ATGGCATTGTTGACCATAAGTCCGACAATAACCTATAACAGTCTTGCAGGTGCTTATATTATGAATAGACGTCAGGTGCTCGAATACACAGCCTGGATCACAGGTATCGCTGTTTCCGCCCCTCTGGCCAGCGCCATTCTTACCGGTTGCTCGAAACACTCCCCCGACAAAACCACAGCGGGTGATAGCTCTTCTCTTTCCGGCTTGCCGATTTTGCATTTTTTTACACCAGAGCAATTTTTGCTCGTGGCGCAACTGGCTGACATCATTTTACCGCGCACCGATAGCCCCTCTGGAACCGAGGCCAACATCCACACGCGCCTGGATGCCATGCTGGGCCAGGTATTTGATGCCGCCTATAAAACGCGTTTTAAAACACAATGGCAGGATTTGCAAAATTACCTGAATCGTAAAAAATTCGACAGCCTTAACACCGATGCACAGGTGGACTTGTTGCAATCATTGGAAACAAGCAGTCACGCTGACTTGGCCCCGGTCAAACAAGCATTCATAGAGCTTAAACAACATTTTATTGCCTATTATCTGACGGATGAAAATGTGGCCAAACAATTTCTGAATTACCTGCCCATTCCGGTGACCTACCAGCCTTGCATTTCTGTTCAAGATACTAATAACAAAGCCTGGGCACTCTAA
- a CDS encoding alpha-N-arabinofuranosidase produces MQTLKKHVKRTLASLALAAMASGAAAQQNAEIIINADQPGPVINKNIYSQFVEHLGRGIYEGIWVGEKSKIPNTQGYRKDVLAALQDLQVPLMRWPGGCFADEYNWRDGIGPRNKRPVKVNTNWGGVEEDNAFGTHEFMALAEMLGSEVYINGNLGTGTPREMAEWLEYMTGEGKSTLAELRRKNGRDKPWKIDYFTIGNEAWGCGGHMTPEYYTNLYNHYATFLKAPSHNMPKLIASGGHTTDTSWAEHLTAHVNPIEKLAAVSFHYYTLPTEDWKVKGAALNFDEGQWISTFVSTWKMDEFIRNNKAVMDKNDPEKKIGFYVDEWGTWYDVEEGTNPGFLYQQNSLRDALVAAVNFNIFHDHADRVHMSNIAQMINVLQAMILTDKEKMLLTPTYHAFHLYKPFQDATYLPVNINHAAPYTFDGKSVPSLSVTSAKGKDGKTWLALVNTNPREAKTVDVSVKGTSVNKATGRVLTAERMDTHNTFDAPETIKPADYSANAQNGKLTLQLPAKSVVVVSLE; encoded by the coding sequence ATGCAGACACTAAAAAAGCACGTTAAGCGTACGCTGGCGTCTTTGGCGCTGGCCGCCATGGCTTCCGGCGCGGCCGCCCAACAAAACGCCGAAATTATTATTAATGCCGACCAGCCCGGCCCGGTCATCAACAAAAATATCTACAGCCAGTTTGTTGAACACCTGGGGCGCGGTATCTATGAAGGTATCTGGGTCGGGGAAAAATCAAAAATTCCAAACACCCAAGGCTACCGCAAAGACGTACTGGCAGCGCTGCAGGATTTGCAGGTACCGCTGATGCGCTGGCCAGGCGGCTGTTTTGCCGATGAATATAACTGGCGCGACGGTATTGGCCCGCGCAACAAGCGCCCGGTAAAAGTGAATACCAACTGGGGCGGCGTGGAAGAAGATAACGCGTTTGGTACCCATGAGTTTATGGCATTGGCCGAAATGCTCGGCTCGGAAGTGTATATCAACGGCAACCTTGGCACCGGCACACCACGCGAAATGGCGGAGTGGCTGGAATATATGACCGGCGAAGGCAAATCTACACTGGCCGAACTGCGCCGTAAAAACGGCCGCGACAAGCCATGGAAAATTGATTACTTCACCATTGGTAACGAAGCCTGGGGTTGCGGCGGCCACATGACGCCGGAGTACTACACCAACCTTTACAACCACTACGCGACTTTCCTGAAAGCACCCTCGCATAACATGCCGAAGCTGATTGCCAGCGGCGGGCATACCACTGACACCTCATGGGCAGAACACCTGACCGCCCACGTAAACCCGATTGAAAAACTGGCGGCGGTCAGCTTCCACTATTACACCCTGCCCACCGAAGACTGGAAAGTAAAAGGTGCAGCACTCAACTTTGATGAAGGCCAGTGGATTTCCACCTTCGTCAGCACCTGGAAAATGGACGAGTTCATTCGCAACAACAAAGCGGTGATGGACAAAAACGATCCCGAGAAAAAAATCGGTTTCTATGTTGATGAATGGGGCACATGGTACGACGTTGAGGAAGGCACCAACCCGGGCTTCCTGTATCAGCAAAACTCCCTGCGCGATGCGCTGGTGGCGGCGGTGAACTTCAACATTTTCCATGACCATGCTGACCGTGTTCATATGAGCAACATTGCCCAGATGATCAACGTACTGCAGGCGATGATCCTTACCGATAAGGAAAAAATGCTGCTGACACCGACTTACCATGCATTCCACTTGTACAAGCCTTTCCAGGATGCAACCTATTTGCCGGTCAATATCAACCATGCCGCGCCCTACACCTTCGATGGCAAAAGTGTGCCATCACTTAGCGTGACCTCGGCGAAAGGTAAAGACGGTAAAACCTGGTTAGCGCTGGTGAACACCAACCCGCGTGAGGCAAAAACGGTAGATGTATCGGTTAAGGGTACTTCCGTAAACAAAGCGACCGGCCGCGTGCTGACCGCCGAGCGTATGGATACCCACAATACCTTTGATGCACCGGAAACCATCAAGCCGGCTGATTACAGTGCCAATGCCCAAAACGGCAAACTGACATTGCAACTGCCAGCAAAATCTGTGGTTGTAGTATCGCTGGAATAA